A window of Pseudochaenichthys georgianus chromosome 19, fPseGeo1.2, whole genome shotgun sequence genomic DNA:
ccatccagggccgatgatccaggaccacagccacgactcgcgatccagggctcgcgatccaggacacaggaccgcaggatcatccatgactccggatcccggcgtatatagacaccaaaaagaaagacatttggggaagctgggttaatcagaacatgagagtacacaggtatagacagagagaaggaagaagtaagatgtcccccgacaaactaagcctatatcagcaaaactaggggctgaatctaatcagccctaactataagctttatcaaaaaggaaggtcttaagcgcactcttaaaaacggatagggtgtctgccgcccgaacacaaactggaagctgattccacaaatgtggatcttgataagaaaaggctctggctcccattgtacttttagagactctaggaacaaccaacaacactgcattcttggaacgcaatgccctagtaggacagtagggtataatgagttatttaaggtaagatggcgcctgcccattaagggctttgtaggcgagaagaagaattttaaattatatcctgtgttctatagggagccagtgtaaggcagccagaacaggagtaatgtggtcccttttcctaactctggttagtacacgagctgcagcattttgaatcagctgaagcgacttgactgacttcttggtactccctgataataaagagtcacaataatccagcctagaagtaaaaaatgcatggactagtttctctgcatcgttttgaggcaagatatgcctgatttttacaatgttacgtagatggaagtaggcggtccttgaaattgattttatgtgggcgttaaaggataaatcctgatcaaatataacaccaagattccttacagtctcactggaggccaaattaatgccatccatagttagtatatctttacatCGACCATCATGAAGTGTTTCGAGAGGCTGGTCCTGGCTCGGCTTAAATCATGCCTCCCACCCACACTTGACCCCTACCAGTTTGCCTATCGTCGGAACAGGAGTACGGATGACGCCATCTCCACAGCACTACACCCTGCCCTCTACCATCTGGATCAGAGCAACACATACGTACGATTCCTGTTCATTGACTTTAGCTCGGCATTCAACACCATCATTCCTTCAAAACTGATTACCAAGCTCAGTGACCTTGGCATCGACCCCTCCCTCTGCAACTGGATACTGGACTTTCTCACAAACAGACCCCAGCATGTTAGAATAGGCAAGCTCACATCCTCGAATCTCATCCTTAGCACTGGTCTCCCACAGGGCTGTGTGTTAAGTCCCCTCCTATATTCCCTCTTCACACATGACTGCAAACCTGTACATGGCTCAAACACCATCGTTAAGTTTGCAGACGACACTACAGTGGTCGGGCTTGTCAGCAACAATGACGAGACGGCATACAGGGAAGAGGTTGAGCATCTGGCAGAGTGGTGCGCTAACAACAACCTGGCTCTCAACACCAAGAAGACGAAAGAGGTCATTGTGGACTTCAGAAGGAACAAAGACGGCACGCACTCCCCAGTCCATCTTAGTGGAGAAGAGGTTGAGCGGGTCACCAGCTTCAAGTTCCTGGGAGTCCACATCTCGGAGGACCTCTCCTGGACCACCAACACCTCAGCCCTAGTCAAGAAGGCTCACAAGCGCATCTTCTTCCTGAGGAAACTGGCAAAACTCCGCCTATCCTCCCAGGTGCTAATAAACTTCTACCGTTGCACCATCGAGAGCATCCTCTCTACCTGCATATCTGTATGGTACGGTAACTGCACGGTCAAGGACAAGAAATCACTGCAGAGGGTGGTGAAGATCGCACAACGCATCATCAAGATGCCACTCCCCTCCATAGCCTCAGTCTATGAAAAGCGGTGCCTGCGAAGGGCACGAAACATCATCAGAGACTCTTCCCACCCCAACCATACACTGTTTGTCCCCCTACGTGGCACCCGCTCTGGGACACGCTACCGCAGCCTCCCGGGTAGAACCAACAGGACTACGCACAGCTTCTTCCCTTCAGCAGTCAGACTGCTGACAATGAACCCCACGCTGTCCCATACTGCCTAGTTGTTGTCGTGTGCTGTGCTGAAGCGCAATTCTGTAttcactgtatttatttattattatctgtgtatttattcctatttatacatttcccatctatttaccttttattttgtatcattCTTTTTTTGGTATATACTTCTGATAAATGTGTATGTAACTGACTGTTTTGCGATCTGGTTAGACCATCCTTAAATTTCGTTACACTGTGCTTGCAtttttgtaatgacaataaagtaatctaatctaatctaatctaatctttagataatttgtttcgtagattcttcgggccaagtacaataacttcagttttggtcgtgtttaacatcaaaaagtttaaggtcatccacgtttttaagtccttaaggcagtcttgaattttatttagatgattaatttcatcaggcttgattgataaatatagttgagtatcatccgcataacaatgaaagtttacagaatgattccttataatattgcctaacggaagcatatataatgtgaacaaaataggtccgagcactgagccctgtggcactccatggctaactttggtttgcgtacatacatactgtatgcagaagtattattttatgcaacacattaagttgacgaaacactcgagacaaatgtaattaaagtcagatccactcgtgtcttagacggggcagtgatatcataaacctgttaatgtacgcattcaaacacttgttctgttaccagctgtattcaccttgcaggtgcaactatgtggcttttatcctggataaagtgtttaagtcatggatgtttaaagtttaacttcttcatatgtctaatattatagttgacttttcattcaggaagtataacgctgcactgtcagtatgcttctccatgtttgtgattggtcgaatgctccaaataccacccctttcatgtgaatgcgcacctaactagataagCCAGCCGGGtcctgagcgatccacttgataacccgcgtcgtacagtttagcgagagtgcgtatatgttttggattaggccaaccggctaactcaaacaaatccaggttaggttgaaccagcttcgtagtacaggcctctggtgaacagaatcaaacaggagggaaaacacagagacaggaagtaaaaacaGACATTTTGAAGACTTTTCAAAATGAAACTGTGTGACAGATCGTGACACACTAGAGGTTTCTTAATACTTTAATTTcctctcctcggtcctccggtagtgactcggaaatggatttcagcgcgccatgttgaaggacatctcatttctctaaatgcacatagAGGACCGAGCATCAAGGAGGCTCTCTgaaggagctctaaccgaggagataCTGATGGGTCCTTGTGAAGCTTCCCgttgaggcagaggcagaacgtccaaaaatataacccgacgtgggcatttattaaaatcatgggcacaaagttcaccgcctcaatcctgcggttctcctttcgcacatcctgcagccacaaggatctcacacacacacccagccctctccacagacagggaaacagagcccaaatacccacactccaatcagcacaacaagacacaggtgaggggggaggagacaacacaggacaccaggtgcacacaatcatcagccacagacaacatatactgtgcaatcacgacAATAAAGTGCCACATTACCCggcccgaagccgtcagtccatagtgacaaAGCCACCTTCGTCACATTTCCTTCCCCCTCTCCCCAGGAAGCACAGTGTCTGTACAGTCTCGGCCTCGGGACAACCAGTCAGCCACCCGGTTTCAACGCCGCCTCCTCCGCCTGTAAATCTGCTCCTCCTGCCCATCTCTCGTCtcctcctgtttgtctctcgtCTCCTGCCGCTCgtctctcgtctcctgctgCCTCAACAGCCGTGGCCCCCCGGTCCGTTCCAGGCACAGCCACCCCCAGCCGCGGTTCCTCTCCTTGGTCCCTCCTCTTCCCTCTCGCAATTTTCACCTCCTTACTTGGTcgaatcccacttctgacaccaattgTGAAGCTtcccgttgagcggcccagaccaagcaaggaggcagaggcagaacgtccaaaaatataacccgacgtgggcatttattaaaatcatgggcacaaagttcaccgcctcaatcctgcggttctcctttcgcacatcctgcagccacaaggatctcacacacacacccagccctctccacagacagggaaacagagcccaaatacccacactccaatcagcacaacaagacacaggtgaggggggaggagacaacacaggacaccaggtgcacacaataatcggccacagacaacatatactgtgcaatcacacCAATAAAGTGCCACATTACCCggcccgaagccgtcagtccatagtgacgaagccaCCTTCGTCACAGTCCTCCACGGCACCTCCGTGGgcgcatttccgggaacggtggaggcgttacgcacggccggacttatctcagccaatgacagctctgcatgcatcccctggatattattttagaaactgctttcatcgcgacgcgatgtttatagagagaacagctgtgaggtccgtgcagaaagcagagcagtgtgtaaaatgtgtatcactcagtataacaggcctactctctttatttctgtagtttagtagatatctacaaacaaagagtcgatatttatCTAAGACCATtttgtgcttcacataataaaatgcacaacggctatagcctgattatgctttaggagctgtaagtGTGTGTGGTATGGTGCGTAGAtgtggcggacagacgggtctcagttggtttggtgtcctctgcttacttttaatacttgtgcATCAGCTGATATTATGCTATATATAGACATTATTCTGGTCGGAAATGACATGAAATTGTTAAAAGTATTTTGTAAAACAATCCCATAAAGGGTTAATGATACCACAACATTATTTCTGTCTGGTGAATGAATGTTCCAGTTTTACTTTTGATTGTTCTGCTTCGGTGTAAAGCCCTTTTGACCTTATTCTCACCCTGGAGGAACAAAGTGGGTCCAGAATTGCGGAATGTTTGCAGCAAGCAGCCAATCAGTCAATAGATTGCTGTGGCTTGTGCGACATGATGACTTATGTTAACGAACATCCCTTTGAACCAAGTGAACACACCTTCCAGGCGCAGAACAATGTATAATTTAACAAAGAAGAAGGCTAATTTGATCATACATTTTGACTATGCGGCAGAACACTTCATTATGTATTCATAGTCTCTAAACAATTACTGTATTAACACATTCACCACAATATAAACGTATGTCTTGGCAACATTATCAATCATTCATTGAAATCCAGTCAAAGTGAGTACTTTGTTTGAATTCTCGTATGTTAACATACACATGAGCTATCAATGAATTTCATCACCTGGGAGCTTTTGTTATGAACTCAGACACTCAGGATaattgcacgacccgggagacagaggtaaagtattggtaagatactttatttttccaacAAAGCGAGATGAACAAAAAATTTCACTATCGAATCTCAGGATGAGATGAGAAATGAGAACAAAAGGAAATCGCTAGTGATGTTAAGTATtgtgccgaggcttcggagcgtgtgtcgagtaatccccgaagctttttgtgaagcatgtatcgaggattgtatcgttttgggccagtgacgtcatcgatgacaaacgaagcctcgctgcctgtcgataccatgTGACTGCTTCActaagcgattcagatcggttgaacccaTGGATGGTTGAACCACAGTGCTGATATTACCCATGCCATGGATGTAtttataagaaccatattacccctcctgtacccgggctcggtgacacgatggaattaagagagctcagaccctcacttatatagaggtcggaacatgtcataagtataaatagatacaagcataaatacatGTAGGACTATGGAAATAGTggaaatatgttgcagtgttttcagggagctttagtgtgtgtgctgtggctcagctggaaagcagtttactcatgaccgcagggtccctggttcaacgactgaacaatacgtattttttgttgtttataaaagctacagctaaatgagataatgtagttaataaatgtattctttgatatggtttagcctttctcaggctacaacatggttacgtttaagaatattattaaggaatacaaatccctctttgtaaTGTTTAcgagcctccttaggcttttcaatcacaatcattcaactggaataaaaacaatattgttaacatgaaaatatgatgtaaagttcgttgtttagagttattctaaggctttactcaatgggaactcggtatgagatagagcacactgttgagaagtccaatctgcctgttttacacactttgaccagcaggggggcttgtgttcaaatgaagcctcatgagatgaacccttttgcgaaccaatgggctggaaagcttcaaagcttcatatggcttcatctcgccatcactactaaTCACTCACGTAGTGAGGAACAAAAACTTTTCTAGAGCACAAAGAGAGCATAGACCTGACGATGGtatgagacaagacgaactgacaatgaacactgggagactggGGAATTTAAACGACacgacaacaagacacaggtgaaaacaatcaggggcggggctggtgCTGATgatcacaggagacacacaagggaaacaggtgaacacaatcagacaattagacacaccagggaaactaacgacagggaggaaaacacaggTGCCTCAGGTGTGTCTTCCTCTGACTCCGCCTCCATTATTTGGAGGGTATATGTACTGCTGTAGACTCTGCGATCCAGTAGAAGCAACAGCTCACCTGCAGACCATAAAGCTGCTATTCATCCACAgagctgagacacacacacacacacacacacacacacacacacacacacacacacacacacacacacacacacacacacacacacacacacacacacacacacacacacacacacacacacacacacacacacacacacacacacacacacacacacacacacacacacacacacacacacacacacacacacacacacacacacacacacacacacacacacacacacacacacacacacacacacacacacacacacacacacaatggctgCGGATCAACGCTTTGTAATCAGTGCTCGCATTATTGGAGCCGTGCACAGGGACACTCCTAAACTCAAGGTGAGTTAACACAACAGGCACGCTTTAACTGAAGATTTTCTGTATTTGTGTAAAAAATGTCGTccttcattatttgtatttctcCACAGATGTTCATGATTTCTGTGTTGTGGtcagacaaaactgaagtgatcATTTACAGGTCCTTCCACGAGTTCAGGAAATGCCATGTAAGTCcccaaaaactaaataaatcacACATGTTCTTAGATTGGTGCTTATTTTGTAGAAATAATAAACGTTTATTTTTCTTTCAAACAGAGGCAGCTGAAGAAGAGATTCCCTACCATGAACATTTTCAAGAAAAATAACAGAGTGATCCCCAAATTTAGAGGTAAGAATAGTTCAAATGTATGTTAGAAAAGGTCTATTTTAATGGTCTCCTTACACAGAAATTGTGCATTTGCAGCCGATAATTAGAGGAAAAGCCAACGACAAGAGTTTAAGAACACTGCAAACATTTAGCTGATGTATTGTCTAATGTCTTCTGTTTTTCAGTTTTAACTTAGTTTGAAGCAATTAGAtggatattacattttgtacttTCCAAGAAAAATGCTGTATAAATATAGTAATTCACCTTTTTTCTCAGCCAGTCTGGTAATAATCTTTGGGCGTTTTCCTTCCCTATGACTGTTTCCTTCATGAACACATTTACAGTTTGGACTAGACGCCGCTCTCTTTACAGTCTGGTAATAATCTTGAAAAAtgttcctctcctctctgcagGACAGGCCAGGAAGAGCAGCCAGAAGAAAGGATCCAAGCGCTCCATCCAACGCATGAAGTTCTTGGAGAGCTACTGCGAGAAACTTCTGAAGTGCGATCAAAGTGTGACACGGACCCCAGAGGTGACTCAGTTCTTCATGCCCAAAGATCACGACCTGCAGCCAGACTTCACCAAGAACAGGTCAGTTCTCACACCAGAGTTTCAGATCAAATTACAAGAGAGTTTAAATGAGTTCTTGATTATTAAATGACtgatttctctctcacacagcaTCATGATCCTGATGTGTGATGATCTGCCTgatggtggaggaggaggagcagtttTTCACCAGCCTACAGGCAGTGTCACTCACCCGTTTGTCACCCAGACTTACTCCTGCGTGGCCGCCTACGAGACAAAAGATACCAAGAATCGTCCGTTTAAGGTCGCTATGGGCGAGAAGCTGGACGCGCTGATCAAAGATCCTGCAGGTCAGTGCCTCAGCTTTCATGTAGATGGCTACTGGATATCAGCTAAACAAACTTGAGCTACTCTTTCTGTATTTCTGTGATGCTTAAAGGTTGTTGTATTTCCTCTCCAGGTTGGTGGCTGGTTGAGAACGACTCAAAGGGTTTGGCTTGGTTTCCTGCTCCCTACCTGCAGTTATTGGACGGAGAGGATGAGGAAGACTCTGTATTCCAGCATGCAGGTGTGTGTTATTTTCAGTCAAATTATAATGTACAGGAATAGATGTAGCAAGAAATGACCTCATTGAACAAGTACACATAACTCCTTTATTCTTTatggaaaaacattgaaatgtacatacagtacatgttATATTTGTACTCAACAATGCAACTAAATGCAAATTGCAATAAAATTAGAACACTAAAATGCTTAAAATAAACTTCATGAAATCAAATTCTAAGAACAAAAAGTGTACATTATTCTTGTTTTAATGATTTCTTCATCCAATTTGACAGTTTAATCACTTATTTGAGCATTAAAAAGTTTAACAATTCGGGTAACTTAAACTATTTTACATTTATGTATcttacagtcacattaaaacagttaccaaatcagcctactatcacctaaagaacatatctaggattaaaagactaatgtcacagcacgatttggaaaaacttgtccatgcttttatctttttgtcgctgcttttaattgaaactgagcggtTGTGTTTCGTTTTTGGTTAATGAACATGTGGGGCTAGTAACCCCAGGGAATCAGTGTCTGGttttctctgtgtatgctgctcgGGACGTATGTGCCATAAAAGCGTACACCGCTCATGTTCGgagaaaccttaaagaaaggcatcagtaaaatggaacttctgtgtgaactattcatatcttaaactgcactgtaagttTGTATTCAGGTACTTTTTtcctttaatgtttcttttatattttttaacgactgtttttaaatgcctttgtctgaatgtctttcatttttgtaaagtgcCTTGCATTTTATAGATACAATGAACACATTTACCATTCATTAAATGTCAAGTGTATCTACAGTGCTTATTAAAATTCCATCCAAGCCTGACATTGCTCTGACATAATCTGGCATTGCTGTGCCAATAAATTCATGCCAGGTGCACATATTTTATAATATGATGCCAAGTTTGAATAAAGAATCACAACTGGGGAGTGCTCTTTGACCAAGGGAAGCTAACATACATCTATTCTAGTCTTTAACTGTACTGCAACATTTCTGATCTTGTTATCTTCTTTGTGACCACTAGGTGACCTGTACTGTGCCGTGAGGAGTTACACAACGAAGCAGCACGACGAGGTGTCTGTAACCATCGGCTCCGCGGTGGAGGTGCTGAGGAAGTCTGACGACGGCTGGTGGCTCGTCAGGTATGGAATCTTATCTGTCTGCACTGCAAACAATAGAGAATAGGAACACggagcacatttaaaaaaggctGGTTGAAGCACTTATGAATGCTCTTTTATTGTCTTTTCAAGCAAACGCATCACTAACCTACTATTGTCTATACAAAGAGTTAGAAATTGGGTTTTGTGGAATTTGATAAATAAATGCTAAATAAGTTCTCAACTTGATCAGGATGTTATTATAGTTTGCAAAAGTTGTAATCAATTATCTTTCTTTTGCAATCCTCTCCAGATTCAATGGCAAGGCAGGTTACATCCCCTCCATGAACCTTCAGCCCTATAACAACCCTCGGGCCGGCTGCTACAGCCTGCAGAGGAAGCTGCACAGCTCCCCCCTGAACCTGGCCTCCAGCAGGGAGTCTCTGGCTTCACGTCGATCCAGCGATAGCACCGGTCTGCGAAGTGATTCTGCAATTCAGTTCAGAGGACATCTCCACAAGGCCCGATCCCTGGACGTCCTCTCTGAGACCCGGACGCAGATGGAGAGGGATGCACGAAGCATGAGCAACACGAGCACCGATACCAGCGTCTCAGTCTTCAAATCCACATCCAACTTAGCAGACGGAGGAAGTCCTTTGGCATCGCCTCAGCAAAGCGACAGCAACATTGATCTCAGCCTCTTAGACCGGCGTGGCTCCGATACCAGCGACAAGAGGTCTGAATCTGCAAGCTCCAAGGTTTCTAGGACATCATCAGTCGCTCCCCAGGTGCCTGCTCGACCCAAAACAGAGGAGATCCTGACCCGCTGCTCCACCATGACCCGAAAGGCATCTCTGGCCCACGAGACCCAGCTCCACAGTCAGCTGTAGACCATCCACCGCCGCTAGTGAGTCACATTCCTTAGATTTATTCAGTGTGCATGTAACATGTTCACCATAACAGGTTCTGTCAGTCAGTTGTGCAATATTGTTCAACCTGTTTGCCATACCAAAGATTTAAAACGTGCGCAATAGCATAAGGGGATGCCAAGAAATGTCACGTGAGGTTTGGAAATATCACTCAGCTTCAGGGAAGCATTTAAAGGAGGTGAAGAAAATGTATTGAACttttatttagatttttttaGCTTTGAAACCACTTTTCCAGGAAATGTAAGTTAAATATTTACATTCAACTGTTTTAAGCATCATTCTTTAAGTTTGGAACTATtcactattaacaaagcacttatatactaataaaggactggcttacctaaagccagttgagtagcacatgaaatgtttttgctctatgaaacctgatgtactacttatatgattctgttttcatgTAAAGAGTGTTATACAataattcagacatcatgacacaattccatcagattaatgatggaactttgaattgccttgtgttgaaaagtgctatataaaaacctagaggacattatacaacttctgaaatcctcctcctgctgccttgatattattccaacaggatttttcaaagatgttttgccttgcatggcctcagaactacttcatatagtaaacacatctcttcactcaggtatttttccacaggccctgaaaactgcagtcattaaaccgctcttaaaaaagaataatctagatgcttcagtaatgaacaattacaggcccatatcaaacctcccatttctaggtaaaatcattgaaaaagttgtttttcaacagttgagtaatttcttgcatttaaatagttgtttcgatgtgttccagtcaggctttcgtccaaaccacagcactgagactgctcttgtaaaggtctttaatgacattcacttaaacacagacagtggtagaacttcagtgttagtattattagatctcagtgctgcgtttgacactgttgaccacagcatattactagaccgactggagaactgggtgggactttcggaaacagttctaaattggtttgaatcctacttaaaggacagaaacaactttgtttctataggtaaatacacatctgagttgacaaatatgacatgtggggttcctcaaggctccatcttggggcctcttctctttaacatctacatgctaccactggctcagataatgaagaacaacaaaataagttaccatagctatgcagatgacacacaaatgtacgtaacaatttcaccaggagactatgctccaattcaaacactgagtaagtgcattgaacaaatcaatgactggatgtgtcagaacattctacaattaaacaaagataaaactgaggtaattttttatttttttattagcttttcttttttaatgcttaatgtctttcattttttgtaaagcactttgaattgccttgtgttgaaaagtgctatataaataacttaacttgccttgccttcttcaagtttttattttgttggtcgaacgcacttattgtaagtcgctttggataaaagcgtcagctaaatgcaatgtaatagaAAAGATAAGTCAATCATTAAACTATTAAGCACTTTTACGATTGAATTCACGGCAAAACCTACATAATGAATTTAATAATGTTTACTTtgttatattttataatctTATACTGaattttatgtttcctgtcatgttGATTAAGAACATGATGGGAAAGTTGTTTATTGTATACTGATGTGCTTGTACAGTACGTAACTAACATTAACATGTCAATAAAATCAAATATACTCTAAAGTTACAAGATGTCCTTGTTTAATGAATACAAACAAGAGTGTGCATTTTTCTCCTAATTCATCAGGATTAATAGCCATAAGTTATAATTTAAAAAACGAAAATTAGCTTTATTGCTCTGATGTTTTTTTGTAAAGGTGCTTCACCAATGTTTGAGTAAACTCCAGATAACACaagcaacaataaaaatacgAAACATTGGAGATAACTATTCTCAACACATAAAAAAGCACCTAataaaagctttaaaaaataaaattaggCATTTAAAAGCAGGTATACACCTCCCTGAGATCTTATAAGTAAAATGTAAAACTATGTGAGGAAATACGGTTTGTATAAAAAAAATACTAATATCTCTATATTTATctaaattaaatgttttacCAGTTTAAGGTGCATGCCTTTCTGGCTCAGCGACATGTAAAGAGTGTTATACAATAATGCAGATGAGAAAGAAATAGGGAATTTAAACATCTCAATTAACCTTGAAGAGGGAATGAtcttactttttaaatattcaCAAATTGCAGAGAGCATGCTTTACAATCGCGTCCACTTGTATGTTGAACGTCAGGTCTGAAGAGAGTCAGAAATCCAAATGTAACTAATCAGGAGAGACGTTATTCAAAAGATGCTAACACGATTGAACCTTCACTGAACTGGAGACAGTCTGCTAGAGAGAGATCAGAGGTCAATAATCACTTCACTCACATTCCTCCTGAGAAACTCGCTTATGGGGCATGCTGCAAAACCAGTGTGGTGTAATTATCAAAGAGGCTTCTTGCTGCTAGCCAACTGTTTATGTTCTGGAGCCTGATCTCATCTTTCAAAAAAGATGCACATCAATCAGTGCCGTGCTTTCATTATGTTGCATCAATGTTAATTATTATCAGACACATTTTGGAGTGGCAGAGTGACCTTGTGGCAAAAGATGACACACAATAAGATCTCTTTCATTCAGCCGTGATAAGAGACAGTGAAAGTGAAACTTGGTGTAACTCAcatgcagggttgggttgtaacggaatacatgtaacggcgttacgtaatcagaatacaaaaatcaagtaactgtattcagctcgcgttacatttgaaaatgagTAATCTggttacagttactttcg
This region includes:
- the LOC117465075 gene encoding NADPH oxidase organizer 1-like, giving the protein MAADQRFVISARIIGAVHRDTPKLKMFMISVLWSDKTEVIIYRSFHEFRKCHRQLKKRFPTMNIFKKNNRVIPKFRGQARKSSQKKGSKRSIQRMKFLESYCEKLLKCDQSVTRTPEVTQFFMPKDHDLQPDFTKNSIMILMCDDLPDGGGGGAVFHQPTGSVTHPFVTQTYSCVAAYETKDTKNRPFKVAMGEKLDALIKDPAGWWLVENDSKGLAWFPAPYLQLLDGEDEEDSVFQHAGDLYCAVRSYTTKQHDEVSVTIGSAVEVLRKSDDGWWLVRFNGKAGYIPSMNLQPYNNPRAGCYSLQRKLHSSPLNLASSRESLASRRSSDSTGLRSDSAIQFRGHLHKARSLDVLSETRTQMERDARSMSNTSTDTSVSVFKSTSNLADGGSPLASPQQSDSNIDLSLLDRRGSDTSDKRSESASSKVSRTSSVAPQVPARPKTEEILTRCSTMTRKASLAHETQLHSQL